A portion of the Adhaeribacter radiodurans genome contains these proteins:
- a CDS encoding DsrE family protein encodes MKKLLLMAPVLLLITTFAQAQSAANAPVTSTARPTESRFQAFRTFVASRAVYPLIKSSKYSGVVPVEKVNEKPDTNLKYKLLMDISTGIKDNAAAKEINDGLAEVARAINTHIAAGVPKNNLEVVVVVHGGALKSFYNSALYKEKYQIDNPNTVLFQELQALGVKFTACGQSMAFQNITQEQLVPWLKTALSAQIPISTYQLKGYVYKKIETE; translated from the coding sequence ATGAAAAAACTATTACTAATGGCACCTGTCCTCCTCCTAATTACCACCTTTGCCCAGGCGCAATCCGCCGCCAATGCTCCTGTAACTTCAACTGCTCGCCCTACGGAGTCCCGGTTTCAAGCCTTCCGCACTTTTGTAGCTTCTCGGGCTGTTTATCCGCTGATCAAAAGCAGCAAGTATTCCGGGGTGGTACCCGTAGAAAAGGTAAATGAAAAGCCCGACACGAACCTAAAGTATAAATTATTAATGGATATATCGACAGGGATAAAAGATAATGCCGCGGCTAAAGAAATAAACGACGGTCTGGCCGAAGTAGCCCGCGCCATTAATACGCATATTGCCGCTGGGGTTCCGAAAAATAACCTGGAGGTGGTAGTGGTGGTTCATGGCGGGGCTTTGAAATCCTTCTATAATAGTGCCCTATATAAAGAAAAGTACCAGATAGATAACCCCAATACGGTCTTGTTTCAAGAACTACAAGCCTTAGGGGTAAAGTTTACGGCTTGTGGGCAGTCTATGGCTTTTCAAAATATCACGCAAGAGCAGTTAGTGCCTTGGTTAAAAACGGCTTTATCGGCCCAAATTCCTATCTCTACTTATCAGCTTAAAGGCTACGTTTACAAAAAAATAGAAACCGAATAG
- a CDS encoding YetF domain-containing protein, protein MKETVPFDWSRIWLGEEAPVTFLGEVLFRSVLMYLLILLTLRIMGKRGIKQLSLFEFSIILALGSAAGDPMFYEDVPIMHAVAVFAVILSLYVLFNSWTEQSERVETWLEGKATCILEDGEINLSAFKSQKLTYREFFGEMRQYQVEHLGQVRKVYLESTGEISLYFFEESAMKPGLPIFPEVLAQARQEIPVSGWYACKSCGHIKELQPIPKHSCPKCQQELWLEVCRAKRIT, encoded by the coding sequence ATGAAAGAAACTGTTCCTTTTGATTGGTCCCGCATCTGGTTGGGGGAAGAAGCACCCGTTACTTTCCTCGGCGAGGTCCTTTTCCGGAGTGTACTCATGTACTTATTAATTTTACTCACTCTGCGCATTATGGGGAAGCGGGGCATCAAACAGCTTTCCTTGTTTGAGTTTAGTATTATTTTAGCTTTGGGTTCTGCCGCCGGCGATCCCATGTTTTACGAAGATGTCCCGATTATGCATGCTGTGGCTGTCTTTGCCGTGATCCTTTCTTTATATGTTTTGTTTAACTCCTGGACCGAACAAAGCGAACGGGTAGAAACCTGGTTGGAAGGAAAAGCTACTTGCATTTTAGAAGACGGAGAAATTAACTTAAGCGCTTTTAAAAGTCAAAAGTTAACTTATCGGGAGTTCTTTGGCGAAATGCGGCAATATCAAGTGGAACATTTGGGACAGGTACGAAAAGTATACCTGGAATCAACCGGGGAAATCAGTCTGTACTTTTTCGAGGAATCCGCGATGAAACCGGGTTTACCCATCTTCCCGGAAGTCTTAGCCCAAGCACGCCAGGAGATACCAGTGAGTGGCTGGTATGCTTGTAAGAGTTGTGGTCATATAAAGGAACTTCAACCTATTCCCAAACATTCTTGCCCGAAATGTCAGCAGGAGCTCTGGCTAGAAGTGTGTCGGGCCAAGCGCATTACTTAG
- a CDS encoding amidohydrolase family protein — MKYISLIFLVLLLFVCPAIRAQTTAKVNNKASQSVTKKEELFSVIMGGAKVGHLKVTTTGNALTVDYDYKNNGRGPTIKETIILNAQGFPIQWDIAGNTTFGNSVTEHFQRQGQQASWTDATGQGSATVNNSALYIDQFGSPYSLAISARALLKEASLALPALPGGQLQLKEMETIQANSASGKIILKTYALSGADLNPTYFILDEEQNFFAYILPEFIVIRAGFESEEKSLRQLAEKYSAERFEKLQAQLAHKYKGNLRIRNVRIFDPKTQALTKLASVLVSGNKIKSIDAPNVKAGEKETEIDGRGGTLIAGLYEMHGHVGDNDALLNIAAGVTSVRDMGNNNEVLETLIQKIESGILAGPRITRLGFIEGKSPFSANNGILVENEQQALEAVATYARKGFYGIKLYNSMNGDWAPAIVKKAHELNMPVTGHVPAFSNANAMLRAGFDEMTHINQVMLGWVLEPKEDTRTLLRLTALKRLPNLDLNGVRVKETLDLMVKNKVAIDPTLAIHEVLLLSRNGKTQAGTLDYIENMPANVQRGAKVAMANIASEEEDKAYRLAFDKIVATLKMMKERGLLIIPGTDMGGEFKLHRELELYQQLGYTPGELLKLGSYDMAKYLGHKDRGSIEPGMLADFFLVPKDPTKDLKAIKTISMVSRGGVIYFPSEIYPAFGIKPFIEKPAVK, encoded by the coding sequence ATGAAATACATCTCCTTAATATTCCTGGTGCTGCTTCTTTTCGTTTGTCCTGCTATACGGGCGCAAACAACAGCAAAAGTAAATAATAAAGCTTCTCAGTCCGTAACTAAAAAAGAGGAGTTATTTTCCGTAATAATGGGTGGAGCTAAAGTAGGTCATTTAAAGGTTACTACTACGGGCAACGCTCTTACGGTCGATTACGACTATAAAAATAACGGGCGCGGACCAACCATCAAAGAAACCATCATACTAAATGCGCAAGGCTTTCCTATTCAATGGGATATTGCTGGCAATACCACCTTCGGTAATAGCGTTACGGAACACTTTCAGCGGCAAGGTCAGCAGGCAAGTTGGACCGATGCCACTGGACAAGGTAGCGCAACTGTAAATAATTCTGCACTTTATATAGATCAATTTGGTAGTCCTTATTCATTGGCTATCTCGGCGCGGGCACTTTTAAAAGAAGCCAGCCTAGCCTTACCAGCCCTACCGGGCGGACAATTGCAGCTTAAAGAAATGGAAACCATTCAAGCGAACTCCGCTTCTGGTAAAATAATCTTAAAAACCTACGCTTTATCCGGAGCAGACTTAAACCCTACTTATTTCATTTTAGATGAGGAGCAAAATTTTTTCGCCTATATTTTGCCCGAGTTTATAGTTATACGTGCCGGTTTCGAGAGCGAAGAAAAAAGCCTGCGTCAGTTGGCCGAGAAATATTCAGCCGAGCGCTTTGAAAAATTGCAAGCCCAATTGGCGCACAAATACAAGGGCAACCTTAGGATCCGTAATGTTCGCATATTTGATCCCAAAACGCAGGCTTTGACTAAATTAGCTTCGGTACTGGTTAGTGGCAATAAAATTAAAAGTATTGATGCACCCAATGTAAAAGCGGGAGAAAAGGAAACAGAAATTGATGGGAGAGGCGGGACATTAATAGCCGGACTGTACGAAATGCACGGCCATGTAGGAGACAACGATGCCCTTCTAAACATTGCGGCAGGGGTCACCTCGGTCCGCGACATGGGCAACAACAACGAGGTGCTCGAGACTCTCATTCAAAAAATTGAAAGTGGCATTCTGGCCGGTCCGCGCATTACGCGTTTAGGTTTTATCGAAGGTAAAAGCCCTTTTAGCGCCAACAATGGCATTCTGGTGGAGAATGAACAACAAGCACTGGAAGCGGTGGCAACTTACGCCAGGAAAGGTTTCTATGGCATTAAACTGTATAATAGTATGAACGGGGATTGGGCGCCCGCTATCGTGAAGAAAGCCCATGAACTAAACATGCCCGTCACCGGCCATGTTCCGGCATTTTCTAATGCAAACGCTATGTTGCGAGCAGGCTTTGATGAAATGACCCACATTAACCAGGTAATGCTAGGCTGGGTACTTGAACCTAAGGAAGATACCCGCACTTTATTGCGATTAACTGCTTTAAAACGCCTCCCTAACCTGGATTTAAACGGTGTCCGGGTTAAAGAAACCCTGGATTTAATGGTAAAAAACAAGGTAGCCATTGATCCTACCCTGGCGATTCATGAGGTTCTGTTACTGTCCCGTAATGGAAAGACCCAAGCTGGTACCTTGGATTATATTGAGAACATGCCCGCCAATGTGCAGCGTGGTGCTAAAGTGGCCATGGCCAACATTGCCAGCGAAGAGGAAGACAAAGCCTATCGATTAGCATTTGATAAAATTGTAGCGACCTTAAAAATGATGAAGGAGCGTGGCCTTTTAATTATTCCTGGCACGGATATGGGCGGCGAATTCAAACTGCATCGCGAATTGGAATTATACCAACAATTAGGTTACACTCCCGGGGAATTATTGAAACTTGGCAGCTACGATATGGCTAAATATCTGGGTCATAAAGATCGGGGTTCCATAGAACCAGGCATGTTAGCCGATTTCTTTCTTGTTCCAAAGGATCCAACTAAAGACCTGAAGGCAATAAAAACCATTTCCATGGTATCTAGGGGTGGTGTGATTTATTTCCCAAGTGAAATATACCCCGCATTTGGCATCAAGCCATTTATTGAAAAGCCAGCAGTCAAGTAA
- a CDS encoding cupin domain-containing protein, which yields MRGLPGYGGMTVAFNQMPAGTDLAPLFQGLKNNSCQCPHWGYVLEGAVRMKYDDGSEELLTTGDVFYMQPGHTAVVEQDTKLIDFSPEAELKEVMNHIAKKMAEFS from the coding sequence ATGAGAGGACTTCCCGGTTACGGCGGCATGACGGTGGCTTTTAACCAAATGCCCGCTGGCACGGACCTGGCTCCCCTCTTCCAAGGATTAAAAAATAATAGTTGTCAATGTCCCCATTGGGGCTATGTACTCGAAGGGGCCGTGCGAATGAAATATGATGATGGCTCCGAAGAATTATTAACCACCGGCGATGTATTCTACATGCAGCCTGGACATACGGCCGTGGTGGAACAGGATACAAAGTTAATTGATTTTAGTCCCGAGGCAGAACTCAAAGAAGTCATGAACCATATTGCTAAAAAAATGGCAGAGTTTAGCTAA
- a CDS encoding SPFH domain-containing protein, with amino-acid sequence MTKIFSAIILIALVITGLTFSCTRIDAGHEGILVKQYGSDKGVQDVSLVTGRVFYNPLSENVYEFPIFIQTADYEAFNVNAKDGSVFTVDPTISFAVTPGKSPHIFSKYRKRIEEITKTTLYNYVKDAFRNQMNKYSTDELISNRQKFEADVQSTLATTLEADGFKLEQLTSGLQYPEAIVRAIDAKNKAVQEAMQVENELKVAEAQAKKLIIQAEAEKKANELKQSALTPLLIQQQFIEKWDGHTPLYGSSPVMFKNVP; translated from the coding sequence ATGACCAAAATATTTTCCGCAATTATTTTAATTGCTCTGGTAATTACCGGTTTAACCTTTAGTTGTACCCGCATCGATGCCGGGCACGAAGGGATTTTAGTTAAACAATACGGTTCCGATAAAGGCGTTCAGGATGTCTCCTTAGTGACCGGACGCGTCTTCTATAACCCTTTATCGGAAAACGTGTATGAGTTTCCCATTTTTATTCAAACCGCCGATTACGAAGCCTTTAATGTGAATGCCAAAGATGGCTCGGTCTTTACCGTGGACCCAACCATTTCCTTTGCCGTTACTCCGGGTAAATCCCCGCATATATTCTCTAAATACCGCAAACGGATTGAAGAGATAACTAAGACGACGCTTTACAATTACGTCAAAGATGCTTTTCGCAATCAAATGAATAAGTATTCGACGGATGAGCTCATCAGTAACCGGCAAAAATTTGAAGCCGATGTCCAATCCACCTTAGCTACCACCTTAGAAGCAGACGGCTTTAAACTGGAACAATTAACCAGTGGACTCCAGTATCCGGAGGCCATTGTACGGGCGATTGATGCCAAGAACAAAGCCGTGCAGGAAGCCATGCAGGTCGAAAATGAGTTAAAGGTAGCCGAAGCGCAAGCCAAGAAGTTAATCATCCAGGCCGAAGCCGAGAAGAAAGCCAATGAGTTAAAACAATCCGCCTTAACTCCCTTACTGATCCAGCAGCAGTTTATTGAAAAGTGGGATGGGCATACCCCTTTATATGGCAGTTCCCCGGTGATGTTTAAGAATGTTCCCTAA
- a CDS encoding GNAT family N-acetyltransferase, with translation MISVHLINTNDPLYQSERQLRNRILLQPVGLPDHAWEMHDKKSWHFIAVEKGRVIGCIVLVPLDKEGKKTQLMQMAVESNQQGKGIGKLLVNELLDFCQSKGITEVTCHARETAVQFYLNLGFVIYDESFEEVGIPHQHMKIDLSERTNRHYFQKYSRLT, from the coding sequence ATGATTTCAGTTCATTTAATCAATACAAACGATCCTTTATACCAATCTGAACGGCAATTAAGAAATAGAATATTGCTTCAGCCCGTTGGTTTGCCCGATCATGCGTGGGAAATGCATGACAAAAAATCCTGGCACTTTATAGCCGTTGAGAAAGGCCGTGTTATTGGATGTATCGTATTAGTACCGCTTGACAAAGAAGGCAAGAAGACACAATTAATGCAAATGGCGGTGGAAAGTAACCAGCAGGGAAAAGGAATAGGCAAGTTGCTAGTCAATGAATTATTAGATTTCTGTCAATCTAAAGGCATTACTGAAGTTACTTGTCATGCTCGGGAAACCGCCGTACAATTTTATTTAAACTTAGGATTTGTAATTTATGATGAGTCCTTCGAAGAAGTAGGTATTCCCCACCAGCACATGAAAATAGATTTAAGTGAACGTACTAATCGACACTACTTTCAGAAATATAGTAGACTTACATAA
- a CDS encoding ligand-binding sensor domain-containing protein, which produces MQTKVLRMKGQVIRLASMCLVLVMIFTTGCKKEEIDKDNPDGPNEEEPEWIRFHTANSTLPDNQVNALAIDLNDVKWVGTANGLVRISGEEWTVFNTSNSPLPSSFIQSLVVTQNGTAWIGTNKGLVRYDQTGWIVYDTANSVLPDNAIMCLAHDNKQNIIWVGTAKGLIKIDENKNWQLYDALEDDLILSMAVDQNGALWLGMFNHFAFRGSIRQFAGEQWSTFHLDQMGYPSTFPYALTVDQNNMVVAVLTGTSVKSVIRHSNNGWQEVPGPVEATGLKTILLEKDEIWVGGNALYLFGNSTSLFLTIPGVSSGILSMALDSKGRKWLGTTNGGLAGYKSTSQ; this is translated from the coding sequence ATGCAAACAAAAGTCTTACGCATGAAAGGACAAGTAATCCGACTAGCTAGTATGTGTTTGGTATTAGTTATGATTTTTACAACTGGTTGTAAGAAAGAGGAAATAGATAAAGACAATCCGGATGGTCCCAATGAAGAAGAACCGGAATGGATTCGTTTTCATACAGCTAATTCTACGCTGCCCGATAATCAGGTAAATGCCCTGGCCATTGATTTAAACGATGTAAAATGGGTGGGTACGGCGAACGGACTCGTCCGGATTAGTGGAGAAGAGTGGACCGTCTTTAACACTAGTAATTCTCCCTTGCCTTCTTCCTTTATTCAGTCCCTGGTAGTAACCCAAAATGGTACCGCCTGGATCGGTACCAATAAAGGATTAGTCCGCTATGATCAGACGGGGTGGATAGTATATGATACTGCCAACAGTGTGTTACCCGATAACGCTATTATGTGCCTGGCGCACGATAACAAACAGAACATTATCTGGGTAGGTACCGCTAAAGGTTTGATTAAGATAGATGAGAATAAGAATTGGCAGCTTTACGATGCCTTAGAAGACGATTTAATTCTTTCTATGGCGGTAGATCAAAACGGAGCACTTTGGCTGGGCATGTTTAATCACTTTGCTTTTCGCGGAAGCATCCGCCAGTTTGCCGGAGAACAATGGTCTACCTTCCATCTTGATCAAATGGGTTATCCTTCTACCTTCCCGTATGCCCTAACGGTGGATCAGAACAATATGGTAGTAGCAGTTTTAACGGGCACTTCGGTGAAATCTGTCATTCGCCACAGCAATAATGGCTGGCAGGAAGTACCAGGTCCGGTAGAAGCAACAGGGTTAAAGACCATTCTGCTGGAAAAGGATGAAATCTGGGTGGGTGGCAATGCTTTATATCTTTTTGGCAACTCTACTTCCTTGTTTTTAACTATTCCAGGAGTAAGTTCGGGCATCTTATCGATGGCCTTGGATAGTAAAGGAAGAAAATGGCTAGGTACTACTAATGGGGGGTTAGCCGGTTATAAATCAACTTCGCAATAA
- a CDS encoding serine hydrolase domain-containing protein, translating into MVTITTCVPDSCQNADQVLVKELINANAPSVQYMVFNQNMVLYHFQQGLANIKDHEIVRDETTFNAYSLTKTFTALAVLQLVEQGKVDLEASVSTYLPDCPYPAEITIKHLLTHTSGIADPIPLSWVHLVEEDSTFNEKKFFKTVFEKNRTLKFKPGEKFKYSNLGYVLLGQVIAAVSGISYEKYITQNIISKLNLPPGALGFQIYDTRNHATGYHKKWSFSNLLLSCFINKSKFMGKAENSWQPFKFLYVNGKAYGGLIGTTNGLVKYLQEFLKPETRLISQANKRLLLTETKTANDKNTGMCLAWFTGELNGTRYYTHAGGGGGFYLEMRIYPEKGIGSLIVFNRSGMSDERFLNQVDKFFVQ; encoded by the coding sequence ATGGTAACTATAACTACCTGTGTCCCCGACTCCTGCCAAAATGCGGATCAAGTTTTAGTTAAAGAACTGATAAACGCCAATGCACCTTCCGTTCAATATATGGTTTTTAATCAAAATATGGTCCTCTATCATTTTCAACAGGGATTAGCCAATATAAAAGACCACGAAATTGTGCGGGATGAAACCACGTTTAACGCTTATTCTCTTACTAAAACATTTACCGCCCTCGCCGTCCTTCAGTTAGTTGAACAAGGTAAAGTAGATTTGGAAGCATCGGTTAGTACCTATTTGCCTGATTGCCCTTATCCAGCAGAAATTACCATCAAGCATTTGTTAACCCATACTTCCGGCATAGCGGATCCCATTCCGCTTAGTTGGGTTCATTTGGTGGAAGAAGACAGCACCTTCAATGAAAAAAAGTTTTTTAAAACAGTATTTGAAAAAAACCGAACATTGAAATTTAAGCCCGGAGAAAAGTTTAAATACAGCAACTTAGGTTACGTCCTTTTGGGTCAGGTGATCGCGGCAGTATCGGGAATTTCTTATGAGAAATACATTACTCAAAATATTATAAGTAAATTAAATTTACCACCCGGTGCTTTAGGCTTTCAGATTTATGATACTCGGAATCATGCTACCGGCTACCATAAAAAATGGAGTTTTTCTAATTTGCTGCTTTCCTGTTTTATTAATAAAAGTAAATTTATGGGTAAAGCCGAAAACTCCTGGCAACCCTTCAAATTTCTTTATGTGAATGGGAAAGCCTATGGCGGGCTTATCGGAACAACAAACGGCCTGGTTAAATACTTGCAGGAATTCTTGAAGCCGGAAACCAGACTTATTTCTCAAGCTAATAAACGACTGTTACTAACGGAAACGAAAACAGCTAACGATAAAAACACTGGTATGTGCTTAGCCTGGTTTACCGGGGAGTTAAATGGTACCCGGTACTATACGCATGCCGGAGGGGGAGGGGGTTTCTACCTTGAAATGAGAATTTACCCGGAAAAAGGGATTGGTAGTTTAATAGTTTTTAACCGATCCGGAATGTCCGATGAGCGCTTTCTCAATCAAGTAGATAAATTTTTTGTGCAGTAA
- a CDS encoding PorP/SprF family type IX secretion system membrane protein, with protein MKQLAIITTILFLAVGTVKSQQRSPAAIGLYASFGLREVNATNFFINTVENPSSAYTIGAGYSWRKNRLLIGTEFHFANKHQENSTTITHHAGFNSAFLAGYKLGQLKEWSFYPILGVGVTQNKLLFSSKSNEVTPLGQSSIYAQHAMILSPALSVEKINAKGMLMGFSIGYSAAINGKQGWEQEGSSYKTPFHNQPGGFFIQVKTGGLIRLEKK; from the coding sequence ATGAAGCAATTAGCCATCATCACCACTATTCTGTTTTTAGCAGTAGGAACTGTTAAAAGCCAGCAAAGATCTCCAGCAGCTATCGGGTTGTATGCCTCTTTCGGGCTGCGGGAAGTAAATGCAACTAACTTTTTCATCAACACCGTAGAGAATCCCTCTTCCGCTTATACCATTGGTGCCGGTTATTCCTGGCGGAAAAATCGACTGCTTATAGGTACAGAATTTCACTTCGCCAATAAGCACCAGGAAAATAGCACTACTATCACCCACCACGCCGGATTTAATTCTGCCTTCCTGGCAGGATACAAATTAGGACAGCTAAAGGAATGGTCCTTTTACCCTATTCTTGGGGTAGGTGTTACCCAAAACAAGCTGCTGTTTTCCAGCAAGAGCAATGAGGTAACGCCACTAGGGCAAAGTAGTATTTATGCCCAGCATGCGATGATTCTTTCACCGGCCTTAAGTGTAGAAAAAATTAATGCGAAAGGAATGTTAATGGGATTCAGTATTGGTTACAGTGCCGCTATAAACGGGAAACAAGGATGGGAACAAGAAGGGAGTAGTTATAAAACCCCGTTTCATAACCAACCCGGCGGGTTCTTTATCCAGGTGAAAACTGGTGGGCTCATTCGATTAGAGAAGAAATAG
- a CDS encoding Crp/Fnr family transcriptional regulator — MTPKDLLLFNQTIQKYSEVSSSSFNILADHCQLERLGRFEHLIQERTRNDFEYFLIQGIAHRYNVTEAGELITTGFYMPQTAITPNFARTNNGVSLFAVQALTDIILIKIRVTDLDTLRNTYIDLRLFGQRVVEQQLAAILRLEMAFRSMTAKERLALLRKEYVNVENFIPHTIIASFLGVTPVSFSRLRSEIG, encoded by the coding sequence ATGACTCCAAAAGACCTATTGTTATTTAATCAGACCATTCAGAAGTATTCAGAAGTTTCTTCCTCTTCCTTCAATATTCTGGCAGATCATTGCCAGCTAGAAAGGCTAGGTCGCTTTGAACATCTCATTCAAGAGCGGACAAGAAATGATTTTGAGTACTTTTTAATCCAAGGGATAGCCCATCGGTATAATGTTACGGAAGCCGGTGAGTTAATTACTACCGGGTTTTATATGCCGCAAACGGCAATTACTCCTAATTTTGCCAGAACCAATAATGGAGTTAGTTTATTTGCTGTTCAGGCCCTTACCGACATTATATTAATTAAAATTAGAGTTACTGACCTGGACACCCTCCGGAATACATATATCGACTTGAGATTATTTGGTCAGCGAGTAGTAGAGCAACAGTTGGCTGCCATTTTGAGGTTGGAAATGGCCTTCCGAAGTATGACGGCAAAGGAAAGGTTAGCCCTATTGCGAAAAGAATATGTTAATGTTGAGAACTTCATTCCTCATACTATAATTGCTTCTTTCTTAGGCGTTACACCGGTTTCTTTTAGTCGCTTGCGCAGCGAAATAGGCTAA
- a CDS encoding GNAT family N-acetyltransferase yields the protein MQTEVLTLRSGKLDDLAEMQQLYVDTITTICTKDYNKKQLQVWAAGVKNKQRWLAIFENQYVIVAQKGSKIVGYGTLENGSYIDLLFIHKDFQRQGIADQLLNALENKAIKLNSPKLTSNVSKTAKGLFERKGFQVIQEQNNLIKGVEIVNYKMFKNLNQVI from the coding sequence ATGCAAACAGAAGTATTGACACTAAGATCAGGAAAATTGGATGACTTAGCTGAAATGCAACAGTTGTACGTGGACACCATCACCACAATTTGTACGAAGGACTATAATAAGAAACAACTTCAGGTTTGGGCTGCTGGAGTTAAGAATAAGCAACGATGGCTGGCTATTTTCGAGAACCAATACGTTATTGTAGCACAGAAGGGGTCTAAGATTGTCGGCTATGGTACCTTAGAGAATGGCAGCTATATTGATCTTTTGTTTATTCATAAAGATTTTCAAAGACAAGGAATTGCCGACCAGTTGCTGAATGCCTTAGAAAATAAAGCAATTAAATTAAACTCCCCTAAATTGACTTCTAATGTAAGTAAAACAGCAAAGGGTCTGTTTGAAAGAAAAGGTTTTCAAGTCATTCAAGAACAAAATAATCTTATTAAAGGAGTTGAAATTGTAAATTATAAAATGTTTAAAAATCTGAATCAAGTAATATAA
- a CDS encoding APC family permease, translated as MQHTTASSFPTKEGLKREIGLWGLTANIINVVIGSGIFVLPAIVSQGLGATGILAYLFCGFHITIIMLCFAEVGSKVTLTGGAYAYIEAAFGKYLGFLTTNLFIFGASLMATAAVANALADTLSYLLPVFEDQLFRAGFFIVLFAGLTLVNVMGVKQGINLVKLTTIAKLTPLLLLVLWGSTQIAVQNLKWEKVPSLSDFGSVSLILFFAFQGAENSLSVSGEVHHPRKTIPKAILLSLLVILLLYIAVQVVAQGILGDSFPDYKAAPLAEVAQRIMGPFGVTLMIIGASISMFGYLSGDILNMPRVLFRSAKDGVIPIRALALIHPKFATPYVSVIAFTTLGCVLAITGEFKQLAILSSSSVLLIYLGVALAVIKLRIKQKADAASFRIPGGYTVPLLAVVTILVFLSNLTQSEMIGMLITLVVLSILFYLLKYLQTHRFKIGS; from the coding sequence ATGCAACATACTACGGCGAGTAGCTTTCCAACGAAAGAAGGATTAAAAAGAGAAATAGGCCTTTGGGGGCTGACAGCTAATATTATCAATGTGGTCATTGGCTCTGGCATCTTTGTTTTGCCCGCCATAGTTAGCCAGGGGCTGGGGGCAACTGGCATATTGGCCTACCTGTTTTGTGGCTTTCACATCACAATTATCATGCTTTGCTTTGCCGAGGTAGGCAGTAAAGTAACCCTGACGGGAGGAGCTTACGCTTACATTGAAGCTGCCTTCGGTAAATACTTGGGCTTTCTCACCACCAACCTCTTTATTTTTGGAGCTTCTTTAATGGCCACGGCCGCGGTAGCTAATGCGTTAGCCGATACTTTATCTTACTTGCTTCCCGTCTTCGAGGATCAACTATTTAGAGCCGGTTTTTTTATAGTTCTGTTTGCTGGGCTAACCCTGGTTAATGTAATGGGGGTAAAGCAAGGCATCAACCTGGTAAAGCTAACAACTATCGCTAAACTGACACCCTTGCTGCTCTTAGTGCTCTGGGGATCCACCCAAATTGCGGTGCAGAACCTGAAATGGGAGAAAGTACCCTCCCTATCTGATTTTGGTAGTGTTTCCCTGATTCTTTTTTTCGCTTTTCAAGGTGCCGAAAATAGTTTAAGCGTCAGTGGGGAAGTTCACCACCCGCGCAAAACTATCCCGAAAGCAATCTTGCTGAGTTTATTGGTTATTCTGTTGCTTTATATAGCCGTGCAAGTGGTTGCCCAGGGAATTCTAGGCGACTCCTTTCCTGATTATAAAGCGGCCCCTTTAGCGGAGGTAGCCCAAAGAATAATGGGCCCTTTCGGCGTAACCTTAATGATCATTGGAGCCTCTATTTCCATGTTTGGTTATTTAAGCGGTGACATCTTGAATATGCCGCGGGTATTATTCCGTTCGGCTAAAGACGGGGTGATTCCCATCAGAGCTTTAGCGCTTATTCATCCTAAATTTGCCACGCCTTATGTTTCGGTGATTGCCTTCACCACTTTAGGCTGTGTTCTGGCTATTACGGGGGAGTTCAAACAGTTAGCGATATTATCTTCCTCTTCGGTGCTGCTGATTTATTTAGGGGTTGCTTTAGCGGTAATCAAGTTAAGAATCAAGCAGAAGGCAGACGCCGCTTCCTTTAGAATTCCTGGGGGATATACGGTGCCCCTTCTGGCCGTGGTCACGATTCTTGTTTTCTTGTCTAACCTGACCCAATCAGAAATGATAGGCATGCTGATTACCTTGGTCGTATTAAGTATATTGTTCTATCTACTAAAGTATTTACAAACGCACCGTTTTAAAATTGGAAGTTAA
- a CDS encoding ATP-binding domain-containing protein: MTIHKSQGSEFETIIPLVIQHFGMLFRNLVYTGITWAKKLVVLVGTRKALAMAV; this comes from the coding sequence ATTACCATTCATAAATCTCAGGGCAGTGAATTTGAAACAATCATTCCCTTAGTTATCCAACACTTTGGCATGTTATTCCGGAATCTGGTTTATACCGGTATTACCTGGGCCAAAAAGTTAGTGGTATTGGTGGGTACCCGCAAAGCCTTAGCTATGGCCGTTTAA